The Fibrobacter sp. sequence TGGGAGGAGAACGCACAATTTTGGGATAATGCAATGGGTGACGAATCTAATGAATTTCACAGAGAGGTAGTGCGTCCCAAAGTAACGGAACTTCTATCTCCTAATCCTGCGGATTACATTTTGGATATTGCGTGTGGCAATGGAAATTATTCTTCGTATCTTGCACAAAGAGGCGCTTCGGTTGTCGCTTTTGATTACAGCAAAAAAATGATAGAATTGGCTAAAAGACGGCAATCACAATATGCAAAACAAATTGAATTTTGTGTGGCGGATGCGACCGATAGAAAAAGTATATTAGAATTAAAAAGAAATCGAGCCTTTACGAAAGCAGTTTCTAATATGGCAATTATGGATATTACGGATATTGAACCACTTCTTATGGCTGTTTATGAACTGTTGCAGGAAAGCGGAATTTTTGTCTTTGCAACGCAACACCCTTGTTTTGTCACGTTGACTGAAAAATATATGACACCGCACAGTTACTATGATATAGCGATTGAAGGGCAACCGAAAGAGCAGATTTATTATCATCGTTCCATACAAGATATTTTTAACCTTTGTTTTAGAGCTGGATTTGTCATTGATGGATTTTATGAAGAATGTTTTAAAACCAACAAAGAAATTCCTATGGTAATGATAGTAAGGCTTAAGAAGGTAAAACGTGATAGCTTAAAATAAATTCAAGTTTGTCGGGTAAATAGCAAACCCAGCCGAGCCAGTCAACGGTCAAGATGAACGGCGCATATGCGCAGCCGTTGACAGCCCCGCCCGCCTTTGCTGGTAGGCAATCAAGGGGCGACAGCAAGAAGTGCCACCGCCCCGCACTATTATTCAGAAAGGGGAATTTCCATGACCGACCAGATAGCCTATCAAGAATATATCCAGCGCAGGTACAACGCCTTTTGCAAGACTGTTATCCGCTGTGCCGCCTTGGACAAGATTTTGAAGCTTAAACGGCAATGGGAACGGCAAGTTTCCCTTGACTATCTGATGAACGAGAAGTTTGTCCAGTTTGCCGCGTCGGAGCCGGACGAGGAATACCCATTTACCGTCTGCGGTCAGACCGTCCTGCTCTGCAACGCCGCCCTTGCCGACGCGATCTCTGTTTTGCCGGAGCAGACGCGGGAAGAAATCCTGCGCTATTACTTTCTGCGCCAGCCGCAGCGCGTGATCGGCGCGTGTATTGGCCGGTCACGCAGCACAGCGGGGCGGCATATCCAGCTTGCCTTGCAGCGGCTACGCGAAGAAATGGGGGTGAGCCGGTATGAGTAGACTTCTCCCCTATGAAACAATCCTCAAAGCCCGTGAGGGCGACCCAGAAGCCGTGAACGCTGTCCTGCTCCACTACGCCGGATATATCCGCTATTTCTCAAAAGTGAACGGGCAGGTCAACGCCGAGGTGGAGGACTATGTAAAGCAGCGGTTAATTGACTGTCAATTCAAGTTCCGGCTTGACGAACCACCGGACAAGTCATAAAAACTGAATACCAGCCGCCACCGACGCGGCCAGCGAAAGCAGTAAGTCTTGAAAAAGATTTACTGCTTTTTTTGTTGTCCGGCTCCGCTCCCGGCCATTTTGCCCCCTGCCGGTTGTAGTAGTAAGCGAGGAGGGAATTTTTCTGCCCTGGTGTTTGGCATTTGGAGCATTTACCCGTAGTAGAGGGCAAAGAGAAAGGATTTCTCCAACACCGGGTAGAAACCACTGCGTCCGGTGTCATTTTAGCGAAAGCGGGCAGGAATGCCCTTTACAGGATTAGTAGTAGCAGAAAAAGAGAAACAAACTTTTGTGGTTGCAGTTTTCCAAAAAAGTGGCGGACGGAAGTGAGAGAAAGTTTGCAGTCACGGAGAGCAAGTTTCTACCACGGTGCCAAAATCCGCAATTCTGCAGTTTTGCCCCTCGCGGGAAACTTGTTGGGGAGTGCCTTCCCCAAACCCTGCTCATGCGCCCTTACGGGCGAGAAAGGAGGTCACACCATGCGAAAGAAATACAACACGCCCCACCGCAGCCGCGTTGTGAAAACCCGGCTGTCCGAAGATGAGTATGCCGACTTCACAGCGCGGCTTGCGCCCTATGGTATCAGCCAGTCCGAATTTCTCCGGCAGGCGATACGGCGGGCGACCATACGCCCGGTTGTCCATGTGTCGTCGGTCAATGACGAGTTGCTTTCCGCTGTCGGGAAGCTGACAGCCGAGTACGGCAGGATCGGCGGCAACCTCAATCAGATTGCCCGGTATCTGAACGAATACGGCGTACCCTACAACACCCTTTCCGGCGAGGTACGCGCCGCCATATCCGACCTTGCCGTCCTCAAGTATGAAGTCCTCAAGAAAGTAGGTGACGCGGTTGGCAACACTCAAGCATATCAACTCTAAAAACGCCGACTACGGAGCCGCCGAGCAATATCTTCTCTTTGAGCATGACGAGTTTACCATGAAGCCCGTCCTTGATGAAACCGGCAGGCTTATCCCCCGCGAGGACTACCGGCTGTCCACGCTGAACTGCGACGGGGAGGATTTTGCCGTTGCGTGTATGCGGGCCAATCTCCGCTATCAGAAAAACCAGCGGCGGGAAGATGTGAAAAGCCACCACTACATCATCAGCTTTGACCCGCGGGACGGGCCGGACAACGGCCTGACCGTAGACCGGGCGCAGGCGTTGGGGGAACAATTCTGTAAAGAGCATTTTCCCGGCCACCAGGCCCTTGTCTGCACCCACCCGGACGGGCATAACCACAGCGGCAACATTCATGTGCATATCGTCATAAACAGCCTGCGGATTGAGGAAGTGCCGTTCCTGCCCTACATGGACAGGCCGGCCGATACGAAAGTCGGCTGCAAGCACCGATGTACCGACGCTGCCCTGCGCTACTTCAAATCCGAAGTCATGGAGATGTGCCACCGGGAGGGGCTTTATCAAATCGACCTCTTGAACGGCAGCAAGAACCGCGTCACCGACCGGGAGTATTGGGCGCAGAAAAAGGGACAGGCCGCGCTGGACAAGCAGAACGCCCCCATGATTGCCGATAGTATCACGCCCCGGCAGACCAAGTTTGAAACGAACAAGGAGAAGCTGCGGCAGACCCTACGGAAAGCCCTTGCCACCGCCGCCAGCTTTGACGAGTTTTCCTCTCTGTTGCTGCAGGAGGGTGTGACCGTCAAGGAGAGCCGGGGGCGGCTTTCCTACCTCACGCCGGACAGGACAAAGCCAATTACCGCCCGGAAGCTGGGCGACGATTTTGACCGCGCCGCTGTCTTTGCCGTTTTAGAGCAAAACGCCGCCAGAGCAGCCGAAGCGCCAGCCAGATCCCCCGATCCCCCACGCACCATAAAAGACCGCTTGCAGGTTGCCAGAGCCGAGATAGCCGCCCCGAAACAGGACGGAGTGCAGCGGCTTGTGGACATTGAGCAGAAAATGGCCGAGGGCAAAGGCCGGGGCTATGAACGCTGGGCGAAGATACACAATCTGAAGCAGGCCGCCAAAACGCTGTCCGTCTACCAGCAATACGGCTTTACTTCCCCGGAGCAGTTAGAAGCCGCCGTTGACACCGCCTATCAGAAAATGCGCCAGACCAGCGGCGAACTGAAAGCACTGGAAACGAAGCTGCAAGGGAAAAAGAAGTTGCAGCGGCAGGTGTTGGCCTACGCCCAGACCAAGGCCGCCCGCGACGGGCTGCGGGCACAGAAATCCGAGAAAGCCCGCGCCGCATACCGGCAGGCCCATGAGAGCGATTTTATCATAGCCGACGCAGCAGCCCGGTATTTCAAGGCGCATGGCATTACCAAGCTGCCCGCCCGGAAAGCGTTGCAGGCCGAGATCGAGCAGCTTATCTCCGA is a genomic window containing:
- a CDS encoding class I SAM-dependent methyltransferase, which produces MEYSKEDLMEAKKQIWGVGENMGTEESKKIWEENAQFWDNAMGDESNEFHREVVRPKVTELLSPNPADYILDIACGNGNYSSYLAQRGASVVAFDYSKKMIELAKRRQSQYAKQIEFCVADATDRKSILELKRNRAFTKAVSNMAIMDITDIEPLLMAVYELLQESGIFVFATQHPCFVTLTEKYMTPHSYYDIAIEGQPKEQIYYHRSIQDIFNLCFRAGFVIDGFYEECFKTNKEIPMVMIVRLKKVKRDSLK
- a CDS encoding relaxase/mobilization nuclease domain-containing protein encodes the protein MTRLATLKHINSKNADYGAAEQYLLFEHDEFTMKPVLDETGRLIPREDYRLSTLNCDGEDFAVACMRANLRYQKNQRREDVKSHHYIISFDPRDGPDNGLTVDRAQALGEQFCKEHFPGHQALVCTHPDGHNHSGNIHVHIVINSLRIEEVPFLPYMDRPADTKVGCKHRCTDAALRYFKSEVMEMCHREGLYQIDLLNGSKNRVTDREYWAQKKGQAALDKQNAPMIADSITPRQTKFETNKEKLRQTLRKALATAASFDEFSSLLLQEGVTVKESRGRLSYLTPDRTKPITARKLGDDFDRAAVFAVLEQNAARAAEAPARSPDPPRTIKDRLQVARAEIAAPKQDGVQRLVDIEQKMAEGKGRGYERWAKIHNLKQAAKTLSVYQQYGFTSPEQLEAAVDTAYQKMRQTSGELKALETKLQGKKKLQRQVLAYAQTKAARDGLRAQKSEKARAAYRQAHESDFIIADAAARYFKAHGITKLPARKALQAEIEQLISEKDGLYNTYHEQKQRFKELQTVKRNIDQILRRDEPHRRKEQSHER
- a CDS encoding helix-turn-helix domain-containing protein is translated as MSRLLPYETILKAREGDPEAVNAVLLHYAGYIRYFSKVNGQVNAEVEDYVKQRLIDCQFKFRLDEPPDKS
- a CDS encoding sigma-70 family RNA polymerase sigma factor produces the protein MTDQIAYQEYIQRRYNAFCKTVIRCAALDKILKLKRQWERQVSLDYLMNEKFVQFAASEPDEEYPFTVCGQTVLLCNAALADAISVLPEQTREEILRYYFLRQPQRVIGACIGRSRSTAGRHIQLALQRLREEMGVSRYE
- the mobC gene encoding plasmid mobilization relaxosome protein MobC, translating into MRKKYNTPHRSRVVKTRLSEDEYADFTARLAPYGISQSEFLRQAIRRATIRPVVHVSSVNDELLSAVGKLTAEYGRIGGNLNQIARYLNEYGVPYNTLSGEVRAAISDLAVLKYEVLKKVGDAVGNTQAYQL